The Microcystis panniformis FACHB-1757 region TGTCCTGCTGCCGAGGTGAATTTTCTAAAGGCATCTTGTAAACCAATTTCTAAGACCTTTTCTAAAGCTTCTCTTTCTTTAGCTGAAGACATAATATGATTTTCTTTGCCCTTGGGATCATAAATATCTTTATCTTCTAAGGCAATATTAAAATCACCACAGATACATAATTCTTGGGGTTGAGAATTAATTATTTTATCTAGATATTTCCTAAGAGTTTCTAACCATTTAAGCTTATAAATATACTTGTCACTATCTAGGGAAGAACCGTTAGGAACGTAGAGATTAATAATCCGAATATCGCCGATTACTCCAGTAATTAAACGTTTTTGTTCGTCTAGTTCTCCCGTTAAATTTTCGCCGATAATTGGACTAAATCCCACAGTGATATCGTCCATCGGTTTTCGGCTAAAAATCGCTACACCATTATAGGATTTTTGTCCAGAAATATAGAGATGATAACCCAAAGATTCAAAAGCTTCTCTGGGAAAATCTCGATCGATTACCTTAGTTTCTTGCAAGCACAAAACCTCAACGGGATTGAGTTGTAACCAATTAATTACCTGCTCTTGTCGGCTGCGAATCGAGTTGACATTCCATGTGGCGATTTTCATAGCTAAAAACCGAGAATTTTTCTCACACTTCCTCAGCAAAACTACTGCGACGCACAAACTCAAAGGGACCGGCGATCGAACCCCAGACTAATTGATCGGTTTCGGGATCTAAACCGCGATCAACGCTAATTAATCCCTGTTCACTAATTTCAAAACTATTATCCAAATAAGTCATTCTATCTTTGCGAAAGATTAAACATTGTTTCCCCGGTTTCACCACCCCTTTAAAACTGTTACCTGTCCAAGTTACATTCATATCACAACCCGGCATCGGTTCTAATAGGTCTAAGCTGAGATTTTTGAGACGTTGGGGTTCTCTAGAAGCACCAAAAAAGTTAGCTTCCTCTTTAACTTTAAAGTTTTCTAGTTCAATATGGTCATCGACTACCGATAATTTAAATACTCGCAAACGATAGGGAGTATTGAGCATAAAATCGTAGGCCTGCTCTAAAAATAAACTGGTTCCCTTCAGTAATTCATCGGGCAAAGGACGCATACACACGCGAATATGGGCAAAAAAAGGCGGATTAGCAAAAGCTTGTTCTTGATTACTAAAATCCGCCGCCATCCATCGTGCTAGGGTTTTTATGTCCGTGGAATGAGTCATAATTGTTGATATTTTAATGGTTATTAGCTAGCAGCCATTAGCTAGTTAATCGCTCTGATAAATTTTCACTGATTACTGATAACTATGCCCCGATAATTGTTATTGTGCGATTACTTTAATTTCGATATCGGCACTAACTTCGGGATGGAGTTTGACTTGTACTTTATAGACTCCCAATTGACCGATATCGGGGACGGTAATACCACGGCGATCG contains the following coding sequences:
- the xth gene encoding exodeoxyribonuclease III, with protein sequence MKIATWNVNSIRSRQEQVINWLQLNPVEVLCLQETKVIDRDFPREAFESLGYHLYISGQKSYNGVAIFSRKPMDDITVGFSPIIGENLTGELDEQKRLITGVIGDIRIINLYVPNGSSLDSDKYIYKLKWLETLRKYLDKIINSQPQELCICGDFNIALEDKDIYDPKGKENHIMSSAKEREALEKVLEIGLQDAFRKFTSAAGHYSWWDYRSGGFARNRGWRIDHLYLTPQLYEKAVNCLIDREPRKQEKPSDHTPVILEISSKNS
- a CDS encoding chromophore lyase CpcT/CpeT → MTHSTDIKTLARWMAADFSNQEQAFANPPFFAHIRVCMRPLPDELLKGTSLFLEQAYDFMLNTPYRLRVFKLSVVDDHIELENFKVKEEANFFGASREPQRLKNLSLDLLEPMPGCDMNVTWTGNSFKGVVKPGKQCLIFRKDRMTYLDNSFEISEQGLISVDRGLDPETDQLVWGSIAGPFEFVRRSSFAEEV